Genomic segment of Apium graveolens cultivar Ventura chromosome 7, ASM990537v1, whole genome shotgun sequence:
tttattctctctcatctattgacgatttttcatacagacattttctcaaacaccttacaggcaattcTCTTTCTCACAAATTCttatggcacccaaggacataattttcgatggagctacgtttgttcataataacttctctgctattcttagcaagtcagaagcaccctctgaacttcacttcattcaggactttcttgctagttttgatattgggtatgctctggctgaacccgaagcagtctctggtactcaagtactggagttctggagaagcggtgtatatgatgatggtagtgctcaagggtccccaagtattattttttcatcaggggaggatgagtatgttgtgacattgtctacggttcgacaagcactgcagctacctgagaactgtgtttattctactgttgacgagccagttcttgaaaatatgatggccagtctgggatatgaaatgacattggcaaagctgggccagttgaagagatctttaataaggagggaatggagtttcttctttgattgcataactaaagcttttgcaaacaaattttccaattttgatgcaattcccatattcagccaactaatcgggtatgctcttataaatcgaactgattttaactatacaagtgctgttttaggttttattggggacataatgcatgaagatagatctactgtttatttttctatattctgtcagcttatttatagtttatgttgtgataataagccccaaggttatggtgaattaatttcatcattcagaatagctaaaagagcttttactgacttattatctactgataataagaaggctgtgttaagacccctcttaattcctttatctgtcaaacaagacttaataacctatgatactgttaagtacactgcattatatcctgatgttcaaccaactTAACCTCAACCTTCAGAACCTACAGTgtagccttcatcttccaaacctaagaggactaaaaaagtacctcagacacaacagaagagaaggagattcattctgcgagatgaatcagatgttgaggaacaggttcctgtataagaacctgttgttaaagaagctggGAAGGATTCTTCTCTGAAGGATGTTGATATTAggagttctaggcctctaaaaaggcttagaaagcataattctgatgatacagctcctaaagtcaccttaaaagctaaaagattcaaaatattggcaaaaaggcctgaaaattctggtaaaggaatggaagcagcagctaaggaaggagatcaggaatctctgatctcacaaaaccctgttgaagctcacaattctcctagtgctgattcagaccctcatgctactcatcactcaccactacatgagccagaatctactcacattcctacacctccagtatctccagtaaatgctgatatgaaattgacattcataacttgaaagtgcctcaggttttgtatctagaagctccaccaactccaGTCACTCCActaacaacaccaattcctgattctgattttaatccagaattgcctacaacaccttctctgcatctagatattgaagatcagattttaggtgagcatcagaatatggatgttgatcagaacatagttggagatcagcccttagaggatgatgttgaagtctccatagcttctcatactgttcttttatcagaagatgctgaagcTCCTGactctataagttctgatgctgccaatatTGATGCTACTGGTACTgctgctacaaatttagatgttgatgcagctggtccttctggacatgcacctctacaagctccttcaaaagctgagatagtcaaaaaatttgttacaggggaagcaccagtaccttggagagaaactcctagaggacaggagtggaacacagttacctttgttccaactgaaagaattcttgttgagcacttggcaaaagctgatgagatgctagttaatgatgatttcaagacacagctgagagttactacattgagtactagacaccttcaaggtcaacactcaacaactcatgccgaggtgcatgaaattcaagaagctttactcaagcaagaaatgactataaaacttgaaaagaaaaactttttcaaaccttcctttgatagaattgccaacattgagaagactcaagagaagcaacaggctcagattgCTGATATTATTAAGAATCAAGAgactcagcaatctcaactcaatgaaatccaatcctcagtggaattacttgtctctcttcttttacctactgatgccaaaaagggggagaaagtaattaagttcaaatgcaaaaccgataagacactgaagaaaaaggatgatggtaatgacccgggaaactctggaatgggtggaggtcgtggtcaaggtggaggtctctcatcaagtagagctggaactacaaggcatagaacaagttctgatactgggagaagaataacttctgatactggtaaaaggataagttctgatgaatttttggaacttgatgaagaaatttcaagacagttatttctgaatgaaaatctaggaatgaactttgagagtctaatggaagaagaagctagacttaagttagaaaaagtcaactccaaatctgaagcttctgttgttaaaaacAAACTTCCTATgactaaaggcattgtgataaaagaaaggacaaatcctatggcaatcaaggccaaatcacaattgcagatagatccaaggtccaagggcaaagaaaaagttggtgaacctgtaaaggtttatgtacttcctatggatgaagaaatttttgatgaaaatgctaatcttactctaacttcaaggaagatttctaagacaacctctgacatggctcaagttgttcagagtcaagataaagttagttctgatataataatgaagcaaacaacctctgacatagctcaagttggcttgatatcagaagataagtcaaataaaacctctgacattgctcatgttaaatcctcaaagttactcctaccaggattcactaaagccaaacagactcaacctttgaagactgcagcaagtggttttgcAGCAAGAGTGgctactggaaaggaagcaaaagataaatctggattgggtagtgctgatgaaagaagagtgcaaaacacagccaatgatccaacttccttaagtgaaccaggtattggagcaactcctgaaagattgaatcaactagaatctgtacagatggtctaccataccttcttgaaagaacacatcttgttatatttcatgacagatggaagggtttaccatataagggaaaatgctataccactaaagtattttgaggaactagaacatgttttattcttacttcaagtgaatgacagaataacagaaagtgctgcaaattatttgaagactcaaattcagagacagaaaaggctctattctgtaaagtctgacagcacatactgtcccaagtacagagatcacaagggtgatattattgatatgaagcctaatactatGAAGATTggaacatatcttggtattaagggacttgaattcaatctagagtctgacaaagcctatgtcatcagactagatcaggagttgagaaaagcaaaaattaatgatctcagatatgctatctttcaaactggtgaagatactgcagaacttaaagatgctaaaaggagaatgattgatgaactcagatatggtgagagatgtttattaaagaactatctcagaacaactcctgatatcaaagagatcagaaagtgaagccaagtcaagatctacaactgctcaaattctgatatgtatacagaatgaagttgttatcagaagttaaagttggtaaagctttaaggactttaagttatagttatctagtcaaattctcatgcatttgtacttaatgtttttaacatcatcaaatatttgttaaacttgtatattatgctaatttacaagttgggggagattgttagatatatttgataatgtcatgtctaatatgatttgtgtttagttttcagatcttacttgaacaagacaaatcagtacttaactaaaatcaacacttatactgaagtcagaacttaagttatcagtacttaaggttcaggagatatttatcaggagataatatcaggacttaaaggaaactttcagataagaaaggcggctgattgaaaggaaagaagatcaagacaaacgtaagaagagatatgcatgaagaaggaattctgtgaagaatggaatacttggaagaaaagataactgattgatatattttaggaagaagaattatattccatattaattagtgattatcttgtaactgtgtagtatataaacacagacatagggtttacactataagttttttcattatcgagaatattattcattgtaaccctagcagctctcgtgatatttgttcatcactgagagaggacagttctacattgtagcagagtttaataaagtttgttttctgttacttgtattctctgaattcaatttgattgtgctatacactgtattcaaccctcttttacagtgtgtgtgacctaacagaggCCATGGGCTTTGATGGTTTGAAGGGCTAGAAATAAGTTATTGTCTTCTTCATCTACAATTACCTTATCGATCCAGGATGTGATCGGTTTTCCTGAAGAAGTACTCGCCTTGTTTTGTTGATTGACCGGGAGTTGTCCGGAAAGGCTGGGGTTTTTTCCCACATCTGCCTTTTCGAGGCATGAGACTATCTGTTTTGTAGAAACTCACGGGTCAGGAAATCAGGGACACAGTTCATATCTCCCTTGGTCATCTGAACATACCGAAATCGTTCGACAAATCAAAGCTCAGGTTTTAGAAATCCCTTGTGTACACCTTGTTGATCCAAATGCTTCTAAAGTAGTTGAAACAGATGCTTATGAGTTAGGATACGGCGGTATACTAAAACAAGTAGTCAATGGTAAAGAACAAATAGTCCAGTTTACATCTGCACATTGAAATGATTGTCAAAGAAATTAATCTACTATAAAAAAAAGAAATACTTTCAATTGTTTTATGTATTACAAAATTTCAGAGtgatttattaaatcaaaaatttctcCTTAGAGTCGATTGTAAATCTGCAAAAGAGGTTTTACAAAAAGATGTCCAAAACTTTGCATCAAAATAAATTTTCGTCAGATGGCAATCATTATTAAgcattttttattttgatattgaACACTTTAAGAGAGATATGAACTGTGTCCTTGATTTCCTGACCGGTGAGTTTCTACAAAACAGATGGTCTCATGCCTCGAAAAGGCAGAGGTGggggaaaaacccagcctttcCCGGACAACACCCGGTCACTCAACAAAGCAAAGTGAGTACTTTTTTAGGAAAACCGATCACATCctggatcaataaggtaattgCAGATGAAGAAGATAATAACTTATTTCTAGCCCTTCAAACCATCAAAGCCCATGGCCTCAACATCCAAAATCCCTCAACAGCCTCCCAAAGCTCTTCAGAAAAATCAACTAAAGTTACCCAACAAGACACTTCTTCTAGCCAACCTACAAATACTCCCTTTCAAACTACACATAGTCAGTTTTCAAAACCCAACCCTCTTAGTTCATCAAAGACTTATATCAAAATTAGAAATTGATACCCAAAAATGCAAAACCAGGAGGTAGTAGTCAGCCAGTCAaatttttcaaaatccaattctgattactataccaaaagaaaccatcaaaaaatagttatatatatatatatattatatatgtagGAGAGAGAAAGTGGTTAAATATGTGGTTGTTATTGGTTTATAGTTTGTATTTGATCAAAAGTCTATTTTTAGACACTCGCAAATTATTAAATATTGCGCATTTTAAATTTCTATGAAATGATATTTGTGAGTTGGGTCTTGTAACTTAATTTAGTcaatattgaaattataaatcTTGTATGGTATAGTGTACATAAcaaatattttcatttttttttgcaaaatgGACAATTAAAATGGGATGGAAGGAGTAATGAATAGGACAGCTTCATAAATATCTGTACATGAATCCTAGCTAATGTAAACTCAATTGCAACGACTAAAAGTTACTCCACtcatttttttacattttttttatttatttataattttttttcttataCTTGATACACATTTTAAGGAAAAATTATATAAAGTACTAGCAATATTGCCTGTACTTAGCACACGGGAATTTCAtgtaatttataatattaattcatatgtcattaagttttttttttgctaaataagtTTTATTTGTTATCTCTTCTAAATATTAAAAGTTAGTTTAATATGTACAATCTTaaaacataaataatgataaggGTTGCAAATTGATACCAAATTAACTCATAGACAATAATacaattattttaataatcgaCCCCGTATAATCATACAAAATTACTCTTAAAATTACACTATTAACAAATTTGTTCGGGAACAAATTTTGGTACtgatttaatatttattaattttgtttaTATAAATTAACAATGATGTCGTTCCTCGTTATATTTGTTGGGTGATTAAAAATTGATTATTATGTAAAGTATTAATTTTGATATATCCATTTcataactttattctataaaTTCAAAATGTTATTTGTAATATGCTCATGCTAAGTAGAGCTatattttatttctttattttatatGATATTAAAATAAAGCTAAATAAAATATTACTTTTTAATGTATTGTATTTTCGCTAAAGCATAATTTATTTTCCGTATAAATATAAAATGTATGTACCATTATCTTCTAATATCGAATGACAAATGACATTATTATTAATTACAGATGTATTACACAtgatctttttattttttttaatattaatttacttttttaataatcttattttatattttaataagtTAAAAAATTGAGTAATACAAAATAATTTCTACTCAAGTCTCTGGTTAGAGAAAATATTATCCTAATAGTTAATACACAACCATTACTTTAATAGTCAGATAAAAAGTAAACAAAATTTatgattttattgatatttttttgtCAAGATGTACTTTATTATATTGAAATACAATATACAGGTAacttttaataattttaataatgaTCGTAATGTAATGGTTACATATATCCAGAAACGCAACACCTAATGCGAGTTTGCCTACACtctataattataatttatttaatttggAAGTTAAAAgtcaattttaaaattttaagatagtacttattttagtaattttattaatttataagctattaaaaaattaaaataaattttgtaaGTTGTATATATGGCTTATAATACTAACTTCTGTAAAAAAAATTAAGTTAattgaaaaaaatattttgagGTTTTAAAAGTTATAATTCACTTTTTACTTAATATATAAATCCGCCCTCTACCATGCGCATACATAGAATTTTGTTTCCTGAATTTTTTTTACTTTCTTGGAATTACAATATTATGTCTTACATTTACTAAACTAACATTATAAcaaatttaatttatcaattatcCCATACATAGAATTATAAATTTAGATTTTcctaaaaaaatatttaaaaaatttgaCTTTTTTTATTAGATatcaattattaaattattttttgttGAAAGGATGtcaaaaaattaatttataagtAAAAAAAGATAGGTGCTAGTCAGGTGCTCTAATAACCCAAGAAACCAATCACCATTTAAACATTTAAAATTACTAATACTAATCACCAATCTGATATTATCCATCTCCTCACTATACAAATTAATAATCAAAATCAATATCAAAAATACTATAGTTTTGTCACATTTTTATAATCTACTAATAATCAAGGTTTTATAATCTGCTAATAACCACTGTGACCTCCATCAACACAAGCAATCTGCTAGGTGATATATATAAGAAGCTCCAAGCAAGCAAAGGAATGACATTACTCCTGATATTTCATTTTTTCCTCCGGTCCAATGCATCTGAGTCAGGTACACAGTGGCATATAATATATTTATCTCCTAATAATATTATAATATCCTAAAAGAGCAACAACTTCAAAGTATATGTAGCAGGAGCAAAACAGGTTTAAGTTATAAGGGGCAAAAGAAAATTCATCTCAACTCTTCGTGAGTTGGTTGATAACCCCTATTTTGCATTCAACACGAACATGATGTTGAAAAAAGATATGAAACATGAACATGTACATGGTTATGAGTTCTTGCATATGTGTGTTAAGATACCACTTATCCTAAAATGAGGTAGACTCAACTGAATCCTACATTAAGAGTGCTTGCGTACACATACGTTTGTAAGATAAGTAGATAGAAACCAAAGGCAAAGAAATGACACCAACGACTGAAGAGATAAAGACAATATTTCCATTTCCTGATATTTTTAGTAAAGGATATGCAAGTTGACAAAAATGGTAAGAATCCTCAAAACAGCTTTACTATTCTTCACAACTTTTCTAATTTTCACGATATTCTGGAATACTAAGCCTACAAAAAAGCACACTGAAGTAATCAAAAAACACATATGGACACATACACTACAGAGGTGTTCGAAATCATGGAAAAATAAGatttatacaattataaaattGACTCATTACCTCTTGAGGCCGGAAAATAAACTGAGAATATATGAAAAACGAGATTATAAGGTAAGTTTATGTTAACTGATAGCTATCAAAAAAATACGTTATAACTTATAACTATTGCTGGTATTTATAAGACACCATGGCCTCTTAACACATCTCTTCAGGTTCTGAAACAGTGACATTAACACTTCTCTGTATGCCTTTTTTGCTGCAACATGACTCTCAACTATGCGAGAATCAAAGAGAGTGTATTGTTACCATAATTAAACTTTGGTAAATATTGCAAACCTCCATATGCAAATACATTGCAGCAAATATCAGCATAAGCAATTATCTCGCTAGAAGATATCAAAAAAGCCACTCAATAAACAGAGTTGAAGGAGTAATGATATTAATTAAAAACACTGACATATTAAGCTAAACATCTATTTATTAGACAATACCAAAATTATAACAGGATCGACTTTACGGCAGAATGCCAGCTATTTTGACATCATTTTTTTCCAGAACCAGCTTGATATTGAAAATATATAATACTTTCCAAATTAACCAATAGAGTGTAGGCACTTGGAGCATTGGAGATGGTGTTAGCTATAATTGGTTGGCTAAATTGGACCTGCAGGACAATTTGTAAAATTTGTTGAACATGTAAGGTATTGTACTTCGATGATATTAGCTATATTGgttatctatattttaaaaatagtatctTATTAAAGTTTAatgttataaatagaatatattacttcaatatggtaataaatgattaatttttttttacagaTTTCATAGTGGTTTAACAAATATAGCCAACATCGAGAGGTTGGCTATAAGGTTGGCTATATTACAAACAAGGGGAATGTACCATTGGAGATGTATTTTTTTTACATAATAtctatattttatatttataatatgtATTAATGATTTTTAACTAAGGGTTCTATGTGGCTAAACATGCTCTTACAACTCATTGCTTTATTAGGTTTCTATTACAACAGCTTGTTCTTATGGTGCTGCAAATACTTCCTTTCCCTTATTTTGGGTTGCTATCTCtacatcaaaatcaaaacttTTCTTTTGCAAGCCTTCACCAAGTATGAAATGAGAAAACCTCTTCAATTTCATATTTTCTCCGATACGTGTAGTAGTTTGCTTCACAATATATTTGTATCATGGTGTGAACCAAAATCAGTCTTATAAAAACAAACCTAAATCAATATACAACatatgaaaaataaaataaaaatgacaTTAAAAATGACTTATATATTTAATCTCATCCTTTTTAAGGACATGATAAAAGGTTCAACGCACGACTTATGATAATGGTTCCAAGCAAAAAGGAATTCTACTCTGCCATTTTATTGCTTCATGCATTTCCTCCATGCTTATATAATCTCATAAATATTGAATCCTAACCCTGACAGTCCATAATATATTCAGAGCAACCAAGCTTTAAAAGGAcaaaagataataataataataaaagggAGTCAGATCGTATTTTCAATTGCACTATAAACTAACATTTTAAATGATTTGTTTGTTTGTCTGTGGGCTTGCTCTGTtagaaataaaatataattttgactTAAAATAATAGAAGAGTATGGACTATTCTAGATTATTCTTGATTTTTTCTAAACTCTAGAACTATCCATAGAGTATTCTAGTAGTGTGTCTTTTGATGTCTAGCATTTAAGCAAGAGTCTTTTGAACGCTAGCAATTAAGTAAGTGTGTCTAGAGATTTCCATGGGGTCCTATATAAAGGCTTATGCCAAATCATTTGTAATTAAGTCATTTTCAAGCATTATAGTTTATATAATATACCTCTTCTCCTAAATATTTTGAGTTGTGTGAGTTTGAGGGAGATCCTTTCTTCCAAcaaagtggtatcaagagccaaaTGTTCTACTTGTCTTCAAAGAAGACTTGTGTTTTGTTAAAGAAGAAGGAGATCATAGCAAATGGAATGTCTCAATGGAAAGTGCCAAAATTCACCAAAGACAATTACGAGAATTGGTGCATTCGTATGAAGGAGATCCTTGGAGCAAATGATGTGTGGGAACTTATGGAGAAAGGATTAATGGTGCCCGAAGATTAAGCAAATTTGAATCAAGTTCAAAAAGATCAACTACAAGCCCAAAGAAAGAAGGACCAAAAGGCGATTATGATCATCCATCAATGTTTGGATGATTCCATGCTACAAAAGGTGGCTTCCGCAACAACATCAAAGAAAGTTTGGGATATTCTAAATTCTTCTTTTAGTGGAGATGCAAAAGTGAAGAGAGTTCGATTACAAACACTTCATGGCGAGTTTGAGGCTTTGCGAATGAATGAATCCGAATCAATCTCGGATTATTTTTCAAGGGTCTTGACCATTGTCAACCAAATGAAAAGCAATGGAAAAGAGGTAAGTGATGTTCGTGTTATTGAAAAAATTCTTCGTTCACTTGTCTCTAAATTTGATTATAAAGTCGTGGCAATTGAGGAGGCTAAAGATATAGATGAAATGACTATTGATGAGTTTATGGGATCACTACAAGCCCATGAAGAAAAAATGTTAAAAAGGAATGAACAAATTGAATAAGCCTTGCAAGAaaaattatctttcaaaaataaTGATGGAAGATATACAAGTCAAAGAGGTCGTGGCCAAGGACGTGGACGAGGCTTCTTACATGGACAAGGAAGAGGACGTGGCCAACAAAGAGAGGAAAATCAAAAGGATGAAAGAGTGTGCGAGACAAGAAATTCAAGAGGCCGTGGAAGAGGAAGATTTATTTCAAGGTATGACAAATCAAATGTCAAGTGTTATAATTGTCAAAAATTTGGTCATTATGCTTCTGAGTGCCGCACTTCAAGAAATCAAGTAGAGGAGAAAGCTAATTTTGTAGAAGACAAAGGCAATGAACCCACTTTA
This window contains:
- the LOC141674124 gene encoding uncharacterized protein LOC141674124 produces the protein MIIHQCLDDSMLQKVASATTSKKVWDILNSSFSGDAKVKRVRLQTLHGEFEALRMNESESISDYFSRVLTIVNQMKSNGKEVSDVRVIEKILRSLVSKFDYKVVAIEEAKDIDEMTIDEFMGSLQAHEEKMLKRNEQIE